Part of the Woronichinia naegeliana WA131 genome, TGCGTAAGTTCTGATAGCCAGGGCAAACGCATCTTATCCGAGTAAAACCTTAAGGAGATAGTCCTCGTCCCAACCAGCGCGTAGCCGTTTATTCTTGATACCAAGTTTCAGAGTATTTTCCTTTGTGAGCAAGTTAAGAGCGATATGGCGTAAGACGGCTAAATTCTCAGGAGCAAAATCCTTACGAATGCGACAAGCATCCTCGTTGAAGGCCAAGTCTAGAACCCAATGTAAAGAGTTTTCTATCAACCAATGACTACGAACAGATTGGGATAATTTTTGAGCATTACTCGGCAGGCTACTGATATAGTAGCGGGTCTCATACTCTGTTTTGTCTTTCAATCGTCTCTCCGCTTTAATCATACAGATGCTCGTCAACTTTGCCCATTTCTCCCCACCCAGCAAAAATTCTGTTTGTTCCATCGTCCAGCAACGGCGAATTTCAATCCGTCCATGTCCCTTGTCTATTGTTTGATGAAAATCATGCTTAATTCCCGCAAAATTAACCGATTGAGCATGAGCAAATAATTGTTCAACATCCTCACATAGATTACCTTGATTGCCTTTCAATGCCAAAACATAATCTCCCCCTCGCCCTACTATCTGTTGGGCAATCTTTGTCTGAGTTCCCATGGCATCAATCGTTACGATACAACCTTTGACCTCTAGCATTTTCAGGAGTTTGGGTATCGCCGTGATTTCATTCGATTTGCTTTCCACCTTGCACTGTCCTAGTACTAGACGATTTGCTGTTGCCCATGCACTTACCATCTGAATTGCGCCCTTTCCGTTGGCATTATCATAGGAGTGGCGAAGGGTTTTGCCGTCAATCGCTATCACTTCCCCTTCACTTACCTCCGCTATACTTTTGACCCAATGCAGAAAACAGTCTTGAAATTGCTCTGGATTCAGACTAGCAAATACACGCGCAAACGTATCGTGGGAGGGGATGCCATTTGGCAATTCCAAAATTTTTTTTAGCCATTGATGTTTAGCCTTGCCGAAACTTTCCATGGCTACCCAACCTTCTGCTCCACAAATAACGGCTAAGATGGCAATCGTTAGAATATCAATGAGTTTATGCCGTTTTGTTCGTTCGATGCGAGGGTCATCTATTTCGGCAAAGTGTTCTACCAGTCTATATTTGGGTCGGAGTTTCATCGCTTTTGTTTTCTATGCACTTTCCCTTATTTTCCCTTATCCATCCCTCTATAATGTTCTTGTATCTGTATCATTTTTAGATGCGTTCGCCCTGTTCTGATAGCAGCAATTCTCAGTTTTAGATACAGCAAGCCTTTTAGGGA contains:
- a CDS encoding ISAs1 family transposase — encoded protein: MKLRPKYRLVEHFAEIDDPRIERTKRHKLIDILTIAILAVICGAEGWVAMESFGKAKHQWLKKILELPNGIPSHDTFARVFASLNPEQFQDCFLHWVKSIAEVSEGEVIAIDGKTLRHSYDNANGKGAIQMVSAWATANRLVLGQCKVESKSNEITAIPKLLKMLEVKGCIVTIDAMGTQTKIAQQIVGRGGDYVLALKGNQGNLCEDVEQLFAHAQSVNFAGIKHDFHQTIDKGHGRIEIRRCWTMEQTEFLLGGEKWAKLTSICMIKAERRLKDKTEYETRYYISSLPSNAQKLSQSVRSHWLIENSLHWVLDLAFNEDACRIRKDFAPENLAVLRHIALNLLTKENTLKLGIKNKRLRAGWDEDYLLKVLLG